The proteins below are encoded in one region of Mangifera indica cultivar Alphonso chromosome 7, CATAS_Mindica_2.1, whole genome shotgun sequence:
- the LOC123221124 gene encoding probable UDP-N-acetylglucosamine--peptide N-acetylglucosaminyltransferase SEC has product MMISLQNGVSRASVGSDRAGEAGFPTVKQEPASSLSLSSFKGHDSHEVDEDMQMALAHQMYKAGNFKQALEHSNCVYKRSPLRTDNLLLLGAIYYQLHEYDMCIARNEEALRLEPRFAECYGNMANAWKEKGDIDLAIRYYLVAIELRPSFADAWSNLASAYMRKGRPNEAAQCCRQALALNPLLVDAHSNLGNLMKAQGLVQEAYSCYLEALRIQPTFAIAWSNLAGLFMGSGDLNRALQYYKEAVKLKPTFPDAYLNLGNVYKVRCHAFQTPNAIAFGNLASAYYERGQTEMAILYYKQAISCDPRFLEAYNNMGNALKDVGRVEEAIQCYNRCLALQPSHPQALTNLGNIYMEWNMLAAAASYYKATLIVTTGLSAPFNNLAVIYKQQGNYADAISCYNEVLRIDPLAADGLVNRGNTYKEIGRVTDAIQDYIRAITIRPTMAEAHANLASAYKDSGHVEAAIKSYKQALVFRADFPEATCNLLHTLQFVCSWEDRDRMFNEVEGIIRRQINMSVLPSVQPFHAIAYPIDPMLALEISRKYAAHCSIIASRFALPPFNHPAPVRIRHEGGFKRLRVGYVSSDFGNHPLSHLMGSVFGMHNRENVEVFCYALSPSDGTEWRKRTQSEAEHFIDVSAMSSDMISKLINEDKIQVLVNLNGYTKGARNEIFAMQPAPIQVSYMGFPGTTGASYIDYLVTDEFVSPLHYAHIYSEKLVHLPHCYFVNDYKQKNLDVLDPNCEHKRSDYGLPEDKFIFACFNQLYKMDPEIFNTWCNILKRVANSALWLLRFPAAGEMRLRAYAIAQGVQPDQIIFTDVAMKNEHIRRSALADLFLDTPLCNAHTTGTDILWAGLPMITLPLEKMATRVAGSLCLATGLGDEMIVNNMKEYEERAVSLALNQQKLQALTNKLKSVRLTCPLFDTTRWVKNLERSYFKMWNLHCSGQKPQHFKVTENDLDFPCDK; this is encoded by the exons ATGATGATTTCGTTGCAAAACGGAGTTTCCCGGGCGTCGGTGGGCTCGGATCGGGCCGGTGAGGCTGGGTTCCCGACTGTGAAGCAGGAGCCGGCATCATCGCTGAGTCTCTCGTCGTTCAAGGGTCACGATTCACATGAAG TCGATGAAGATATGCAAATGGCCCTTGCTCATCAAATGTACAAGGCTGGCAACTTTAAACAGGCTCTAGAGCATAGCAACTGTGTTTACAAGAGAAGTCCTCTACGCACGGATAATCTTCTTCTCTTGGGTGCAATTTACTATCAG TTGCATGAGTATGATATGTGCATTGCCAGAAATGAAGAAGCTCTTCGACTTGAGCCACGATTTGCTGAGTGTTATGGAAACATGGCAAATGCTTGGAAG GAGAAAGGTGATATTGATCTTGCCATTCGCTATTATCTGGTTGCCATTGAG CTTCGTCCCAGCTTTGCTGATGCATGGTCAAACTTGGCTAGTGCATACATGAGAAAGGGAAGACCTAATGAAGCAGCACAATGCTGTCGTCAGGCGCTTGCATTGAATCCTCTTTTG GTAGATGCACATAGCAACCTTGGGAATTTAATGAAGGCACAAGGATTGGTGCAAGAA GCATACAGCTGCTACCTTGAGGCTCTACGCATACAACCTACTTTTGCTATTGCATGGTCTAATCTTGCGGGTCTTTTTATGGGATCTGGAGATCTTAATAGAGCTCTTCAATATTACAAG GAAGCTGTGAAACTGAAACCTACATTTCCTGATGCCTACCTAAACCTTGGAAATGTTTATAAGGTAAGATGTCATGCCTT TCAGACTCCCAATGCTATAGCTTTTG GTAACTTGGCTAGTGCATATTATGAGAGAGGTCAAACAGAAATGGCAATCCTTTATTATAAGCAAGCCATCTCTTGTGATCCAAGATTTTTGGAGGCTTACAATAATATG GGTAATGCATTGAAAGATGTGGGTCGAGTTGAGGAAGCAATTCAGTGCTATAAT CGATGTCTGGCCTTACAACCAAGCCATCCACAAGCGCTTACTAATCTTGGGAATATATACATGGAATG GAACATGTTAGCTGCTGCTGCTTCATATTACAAGGCAACATTGATAGTGACAACAGGATTGTCTGCCCCTTTCAACAATCTTGCTGTAATCTATAAACAACAG GGAAATTATGCTGATGCTATATCTTGCTACAATGAGGTTCTCCGCATTGATCCTTTGGCTGCTGATGGACTGGTCAATAGGGGAAACACTTACAAGGAGATTGGTAGAGTGACTGATGCAATCCAGGACTATATACGTGCTATCACAATTCGGCCTACCATGGCTGAAGCCCATGCAAATTTGGCATCCGCTTACAAAGATAG TGGACATGTGGAGGCTGCCATCAAGAGCTACAAGCAGGCATTGGTTTTTCGAGCTGACTTTCCAGAAGCCACTTGCAACCTTCTACATACCCTACAG TTTGTCTGTAGTTGGGAAGACCGTGACAGAATGTTCAATGAGGTTGAAGGTATCATCAGGCGGCAGATCAAT ATGTCTGTTCTTCCTAGTGTCCAACCATTTCATGCTATAGCGTATCCCATTGATCCAATGCTTGCACTTGAAATAAG CCGTAAATATGCAGCACATTGCTCTATTATTGCATCTCGCTTTGCACTTCCTCCATTCAACCATCCTGCCCCAGTCCGTATTAGACACGAGGGTGGATTTAAGAGGCTAAGGGTTGGTTATGTGAGCAGTGATTTTGGTAATCATCCTCTGTCACATCTAATGGGATCTGTGTTTGGCATGCACAATAGAGAAAATGTTGAG GTATTCTGTTATGCGTTGAGTCCCAGTGATGGTACTGAATGGAGAAAGCGTACCCAATCTGAAGCAGAGCATTTCATTGACGTCTCTGCCATGTCGTCAGATATGATTTCCAAACTGATCAATGAGGATAAGATACAGGTCCTTGTGAACCTCAACGGATATACCAAG GGAGCCAGGAATGAAATATTTGCTATGCAACCTGCACCTATACAGGTTTCATACATGGGGTTTCCTGGGACCACTGGTGCATCATACATTGATTATTTGGTCACTGATGAG TTTGTTTCACCTCTACACTATGCACATATTTATTCAGAAAAGCTGGTGCATCTTCCACATTGCTACTTTGTTAACGATTATAAACag AAAAATCTGGATGTGTTGGATCCAAATTGCGAGCACAAACGATCAGATTATGGTCTCCCTGAAGACAAGTTCATATTTGCATGCTTCAACCAGTTGTACAAAATGGATCCTGAAATCTTTAATACTTG GTGCAATATTCTTAAACGTGTAGCCAACAGTGCTCTCTGGCTCCTTAGGTTCCCTGCTGCAGGGGAGATGAGACTTCGGGCAT ATGCTATTGCCCAGGGTGTGCAGCCCGATCAAATTATTTTCACTGATGTTGCTATGAAAAATGAACACATCAGGCGCAGTGCTTTAGCAGATCTATTTCTTGACAC GCCTTTGTGCAATGCTCATACTACAGGCACAGATATTTTATGGGCAGGTCTGCCTATGATTACTCTGCCTCTTGAGAAAATGGCTACTAGGGTTGCTGGATCACTTTGCCTCGCTACTGGACTAGGAGATGAGATGATTGTTAATAA TATGAAGGAATATGAAGAGAGGGCAGTATCTTTGGCATTGAATCAGCAAAAACTCCAGGCACTTACAAATAAACTCAAGTCTGTTCGCCTAACTTGTCCTCTATTTGACACGACGCGCTGG GTTAAGAATCTGGAGAGGTCATATTTCAAAATGTGGAATCTCCATTGCTCAGGGCAGAAGCCCCAGCACTTTAAAGTAACTGAGAATGACTTGGACTTCCCTTGCGATAAATAA